A region from the Salvia splendens isolate huo1 chromosome 15, SspV2, whole genome shotgun sequence genome encodes:
- the LOC121768274 gene encoding sister chromatid cohesion protein SCC2-like isoform X3: MESTNRGNLTQSKSFERSMPAINQVPTDSLGTTNYQQDHNANNDIINSSRKPKVKKRTKADIPSAPCPDSREGQDAAVGGFCEWLEDICNRAEIPSDDREETEWQSLTQSDLKALVNEIMSIRSKNLLHIVPADTLSRILKVLDRQIHRAEGLSIDDCEKLDAEVVSSLYCALESIHAALVIMAHDGMPKQIYKEEYIERILDFSRHQILDVMFACDPAYRALHKPNYNLDDEEDDDAEDFGSSSKKRRISKSVRVRKSTTNRMSGTVNIIVQKLCTIVSYLKQLLLIERLSDSCILQLVRTSLQTLLVDNIQLLQLKVISLIGGIYYMYTQHRTYMMDETIQILLKLPLSKRVPRTYHLPDEEQRQIQLVTALLIQIIHHCANLPEVVRLTPGNPSLDISIDADYPSKCHEAVTESCCLFWSRILQRYTSTKNQDASELKSMMENLVMDLLTTLNLPEYPASAPILEVLCVLLLQNAGPKSKDISARTMAIDLLGTIAARLKHDAVVCRNEKFWIVQVLMDSENSDPSYLRDVCAICLDSTAERSSLECQGCHRPFHLDCIGGREQDASSRTFDCQVCLCEKQLLVLKTHCESESKDDQKQNRISKKSSRASSSVTKQEIVQQMLLNYLQDAGSADELNLFMRWFYLCLWYKDDPASPQKFLYFLARMKSREILRDSFSFSSLLTRDSVKKITLALGQKSSFARGFDKILQVLLASLRENSPVIRAKAMRAVSIIVEADPEVLGNKLVQTAVEGRFCDSAISVREAALELVGKHIASHPDVGIKYFEKVAERIKDTGVSVRKRAIKIIKDMCTSSTDFSQSTTAFVAIISRINDEESSIQDLVCKTFYEFWFEEPSGWQNRTFKDNSSVPLEVTKKTEQVAETLRRMSSHQPLAIVIKRILVLDFFPQSAKAAGINPVLLSSVRRRCELMCKCLLEKALQVAETNSEEGEVRMLPYILLLHSFCLVDPTLCAPASDPSQFIITLQPYLKSQSDNRVAAQMLESILFIIDSVLPLLRKLPETVAEELEQDLKQMIVRHSFLTVVHACIKCLCSVGKVSGKGASVIQYLIQLFYKRLDALGFDNKQQVGRSLFCLGLLIRYGSPMLDMSAFNPRNMDVASNINLFKKYLQAEDFIIKVRALQALGYVFIACPECMLQKDVGKILEATLSTCADARLKMQSLQNMYEYLLDAESRMEKDKASNDDNNPSADGTSVPVAAGAGDTNICGGIVQLYWNSILARCLDANEHVRQAALKIVEIVLRQGLVHPITCVPYLIALETDPEEVNAKLSHHLLMNMNEKYPAFCESRLGDGLHLSFIFIRTMSGDLPEMSNNKSPAKLFNNIKGKGDVGSSTFARHGVARIYKLIRGNRVSRNRFMSSIVHKFETPTCSDSVIPFLMYCTEILALLPFTLPDEPLYLIYTINRVVQVSSGAVESNIKDFLHLLQGNVHKTNGNGMVQASQLDSTTNPGSERNMETEGNPTLPMELPNHLYGEESCRDPNANPIPSRDPYTISASDFQKIQASFLAAGALQLLLKLKRHLKIVYGLDDIRCQAFSPNEPVKPGESLGRQNIPFTISDINIDPPNTYEDVMRRYQEFKNALREDTVDYSTYSANIKRKRPPSTSARRGKAVRMADMDDEDGYDDEDWGNSVARMNKSAGKRGSYMRTRQRQQL, translated from the exons ATGGAGTCAACAAATCGAGGTAATTTGAcccaatcaaagtcctttgagCGGAGCATGCCTGCCATAAATCAAGTGCCAACTGACTCATTAGGGACGACCAATTATCAGCAAGATCACAATGCTAATAAT GATATTATTAACTCTTCCCGAAAACCAAAAGTGAAAAAGAGAACAAAAGCTGACATACCGTCAGCTCCTTGTCCCGATTCCCGTGAGGGTCAAG ATGCAGCTGTAGGGGGATTTTGTGAATGGTTGGAGGACATATGTAACAGAGCAGAAATTCCTTCTGATGACAGAGAAGAAACAGAATGGCAATCATTGACCCAATCTGATCTTAAAGCTCTAGTCAATGAAATCATGTCCATTCGATCTAAGAATTTACTCCACATAGTTCCAGCTGACACTCTTTCAAGGATTTTAAAAGTTTTAGATCGCCAGATTCATCGAGCAGAAGGACTTTCAATAGATGATTGTGAGAAG TTGGATGCTGAGGTGGTATCATCCCTTTATTGTGCTCTGGAGTCAATTCATGCAGCTTTAGTTATTATGGCTCATGATGGCATGCCTAAACAGATTTACAAGGAAGAG TATATTGAAAGGATCTTGGATTTTTCAAGACATCAAATTTTGGATGTTATGTTTGCATGTGATCCAGCATATCGGGCCCTACACAAACCCAATTATAATTTGGATG ATGAGGAAGATGATGATGCTGAGGATTTTGGCTCTAGCAGTAAGAAGAGGCGAATTTCTAAGAGTGTAAGAGTTAGAAAATCAACAACAAACCG GATGTCTGGTACAGTAAACATTATTGTTCAGAAATTGTGTACCATTGTCAGTTATCTCAAGCAGCTGTTGTTGATAGAACGCTTATCAGATAGTTGCATTCTGCAACTTGTGCGGACTAGTTTACAGACACTTTTGGTGGATAATATCCAGCTTTTGCAGCTGAAAGTAATCAGTTTAATTGGTGGG ATTTATTATATGTACACTCAGCATCGGACATATATGATGGATGAAACTATTCAAATACTTCTAAAGCTGCCACTCTCTAAAAGAGTACCAAGAACTTATCATCTTCCGGATGAAGAACAAAGGCAGATTCAGTTAGTCACTGCTCTATTGATTCAAATTATTCATCATTGTGCAAATCTTCCTGAAGTCGTGAGGCTAACTCCTGGAAATCCTTCACTGGACATTTCTATTGATGCTGATTACCCCTCTAAATGTCATGAGGCAGTTACAGAGTCATGCTGCCTCTTTTGGAGTCGAATTCTTCAGCGGTATACAAGCACAAAAAATCAGGATGCATCTGAATTGAAGTCAATGATGGAAAATCTTGTGATGGATTTGCTCACTACTCTGAACTTACCGGAGTATCCAGCTTCAGCTCCTATTCTAGAG GTTCTGTGTGTATTACTACTTCAGAATGCTGGGCCAAAATCAAAAGATATTTCTGCCAGAACAATGGCCATTGACCTTCTCGGTACAATTGCTGCAAGGTTAAAACATGATGCGGTAGTGTGTAGGAATGAAAAGTTTTGGATCGTACAGGTCTTGATGGATAGTGAAAATAGTGACCCTAGCTATCTGAGAGATGTCTGTGCTATTTGTTTGGATTCAACTGCTGAAAGGTCTAGTCTCGAATGTCAAGGCTGTCATAGGCCATTCCATCTTGATTGTATAGGAGGAAGAGAGCAGGATGCTTCTTCTCGAACCTTTGATTGTCAGGTTTGCTTATGCGAGAAACAACTTCTTGTGTTAAAAACGCATTGCGAGTCCGAATCCAAGGATGACCAGAAACAAAATCGTATTTCCAAAAAATCTTCCCGAGCTTCATCCTCAGTAACAAAACAGGAGATTGTTCAACAAATGCTCCTAAATTATTTGCAGGATGCAGGGTCTGCAGATGAACTAAACCTCTTTATGCGCTG GTTTTATCTTTGTCTTTGGTATAAAGATGATCCTGCTTCTCCTCAAAAGTTCCTCTACTTCCTCGCAAGGATGAAATCTAGGGAAATTCTGCGAGActcgttttctttttcttctcttctgACAAGGGATTCAGTGAAAAAAATTACTTTGGCATTGGGTCAAAAGAGTTCGTTTGCTAGAGGATTTGACAAGATACTTCAAGTGCTTTTG GCCAGCCTGAGGGAGAACTCACCAGTGATTCGTGCTAAGGCAATGCGAGCG GTTAGTATTATCGTAGAAGCAGATCCCGAGGTTTTGGGTAACAAGCTTGTGCAAACGGCAGTTGAAGGGAGGTTTTGTGACTCTGCTATATCAGTAAGAGAAGCAGCACTTGAGCTTGTTGGAAAGCACATTGCTTCACATCCTGATGTTGGTATAAAG TATTTTGAGAAGGTAGCAGAGAGGATTAAGGATACTGGAGTAAGTGTCCGAAAACGAGCTATTAAAATTATCAAGGATATGTGTACCTCCTCCACTGACTTTTCACAGAGCAccactgcttttgtggcgataATTTCTCGTATCAATGATGAAGAATCCAGCATACAG GACCTGGTCTGCAAGACATTTTATGAGTTTTGGTTCGAGGAGCCTTCTGGTTGGCAAAACCGTACTTTCAAAGATAACAGTTCGGTTCCTCTAGAAGTGACTAAGAAGACAGAACAGGTTGCTGAGACTTTGAGAAGGATGTCCAGTCACCAACCCCTTGctattgtcattaaaagaatcTTAGTTCTTGATTTCTTTCCCCAATCTGCTAAAGCTGCTGGGATAAACCCTGTATTACTTTCATCCGTACGCAGGCGCTGTGAGCTAATGTGCAAGTGTCTGCTGGAAAAAGCATTGCAG GTTGCTGAGACAAACAGTGAGGAAGGAGAAGTCCGCATGCTTCCATATATTCTTCTACTGCATTCATTCTGTCTGGTGGATCCTACATTATGTGCACCAGCCTCTGACCCTTCACAGTTTATTATCACACTACAACCATATTTGAAGAGTCAG TCTGACAATCGAGTGGCTGCTCAGATGCTGGAGAGCATATTGTTTATAATTGATTCTGTCTTGCCATTATTGCGGAAACTTCCTGAGACTGTTGCGGAGGAACTTGAACAAGACCTGAAACAAATGATAGTCCGGCACTCTTTCCTGACAGTTGTCCACGCTTGCATAAA ATGTTTATGCTCTGTGGGGAAAGTATCAGGAAAAGGTGCAAGTGTTATTCAGTATCTTATCCAGTTGTTCTACAAACGTCTGGATGCATTGGGGTTTGATAACAAGCAG CAAGTAGGTAGATCTCTGTTTTGTCTTGGGTTGTTGATACGCTATGGTAGCCCAATGTTGGATATGTCTGCTTTCAACCCAAGAAACATGGATGTAGCAAGCAATATCAACTTATTCAAAAAGTATCTTCAGGCTGAAGACTTCATTATTAAAGTTCGGGCATTACAG GCTTTAGGTTATGTTTTTATTGCTTGTCCTGAATGTATGTTGCAAAAGGATGTCGGTAAAATTTTGGAGGCAACTCTGTCCACCTGTGCTGATGCTCGTCTGAAG ATGCAATCATTACAGAACATGTATGAGTATCTTCTGGATGCGGAAAGCCGAATGGAGAAAGATAAAGCTAGCAATGATGATAATAATCCATCTGCTGATGGTACCAGTGTCCCCGTTGCTGCCGGTGCTGGCGATACTAACATTTGTGGTGGTATAGTTCAGCTATATTGGAATAGCATCTTAGCAAGATGTCTGGATGCAAATGAACATGTCCGTCAAGCTGCTCTCAAG ATTGTTGAAATTGTGCTGCGCCAAGGTCTTGTACATCCTATTACTTGTGTACCGTATCTCATTGCACTTGAAACAGATCCGGAGGAAGTAAATGCAAAGTTGTCTCATCATCTCTTGATGAATATGAATGAGAA GTATCCTGCTTTCTGCGAAAGCCGTCTTGGTGATGGACTtcatttgtcatttattttcatTCGTACCATGAGTGGAGATCTCCCTGAAATGTCCAATAATAAGTCCCCAGCCAAATTATTTAACAATATTAAGGGAAAAGGAGATGTTGGGTCTTCAACATTTGCACGGCATGGTGTTGCTCGAATCTATAAGCTCATTCGTGGAAATCGTGTTTCAAGAAAcagattcatgtcctccattgtGCACAAATTTGAAACACCGacctgcagtgattctgtgatACCGTTTCTAAT GTATTGCACTGAGATTCTTGCTCTACTACCTTTCACATTACCTGATGAACCTCTTTATTTGATCTATACTATAAACCGAGTGGTACAAGTTAGCTCAGGGGCAGTAGAATCAAACATTAAGGACTTTTTGCATTTATTACAAGGAAATGTTCATAAAACCAATGGGAATGGGATGGTGCAAGCCTCTCAACTGGATAGCACTACAAACCCTGGTAGTGAAAGAAACATGGAAACTGAGGGGAACCCGACACTACCCATGGAGTTACCGAATCATCTTTATGGGGAAGAATCATGTAGGGATCCAAATGCAAACCCCATACCCTCGAGAGATCCCTATACCATCTCTGCAAGTGATTTTCAGAAAATCCAG GCCAGCTTTCTAGCAGCTGGTGCACTGCAACTGCTTCTAAAGCTCAAGAGGCACTTGAAGATTGTTTATGGCCTAGATGATATCCGATGCCAG GCATTTTCTCCTAATGAACCGGTTAAACCAGGCGAAAGTTTAGGACGGCAGAATATTCCATTCACTATCAGTGATATTAACATTGACCCTCCCAACACCTACGAAGACGTCATGCGGAGATATCAG GAATTCAAGAATGCCTTAAGAGAAGACACAGTTGACTATTCAACCTACTCAGCAAACATCAAGAGGAAACGGCCACCCTCCACGAGCGCAAGACGAGGGAAGGCTGTCCGAATGGCAGATATGGATGATGAAGATGGCTATGATGATGAAGATTGGGGTAACAGTGTGGCCAGGATGAACAAGAGCGCCGGCAAGAGAGGTAGTTACATGAGAACGAGGCAGCGACAACAGTTGTAA